Proteins encoded within one genomic window of Bacteroidetes bacterium SB0662_bin_6:
- a CDS encoding potassium channel protein — protein MAVHNPLAWFDTTVREIVGVFFFLIVLVAAGAVGYMLIEGWDWMDGLYFTFITLTTIGYGELHELSTTGRFFTIVIAVLGIGAVAFIAGRSAQVLLIGRNLREGRMKRQINHMKNHYIVCGYGRVGKRIVKDLIRAGEAFVVIDRAEEAIESLREEGIPFLEGDAENEKILNGAALKSAKGLILATPEDSTNVFVSLTARGIREDLFILSRANSRINAQKLLHAGANKAIAPDEIGARRMAQVILRPHVDRFMDEVFHAESLDRAMDEVTIREGAEIIGQSLAQSKFRQQFDLIVIAVIDGATREMCFNPNARDAIKAQDILIVLGHPEIIQRLREQHGIPVIPHG, from the coding sequence ATGGCTGTACATAACCCGCTTGCCTGGTTCGACACCACTGTCCGGGAAATCGTTGGCGTCTTTTTTTTCCTGATCGTACTTGTTGCTGCAGGGGCGGTGGGTTATATGCTGATTGAGGGATGGGACTGGATGGACGGATTATATTTTACGTTCATTACCTTGACCACCATAGGCTATGGGGAACTCCACGAGCTTTCGACGACGGGCCGGTTTTTTACCATTGTGATCGCTGTGCTTGGTATCGGCGCCGTCGCTTTTATCGCGGGTCGCAGCGCACAGGTGCTTCTGATCGGGCGTAATCTCAGGGAAGGCCGTATGAAAAGACAGATTAATCACATGAAAAACCATTACATCGTTTGCGGATACGGCCGGGTGGGAAAACGTATCGTTAAAGATCTGATCAGGGCCGGAGAGGCGTTTGTTGTTATCGACCGGGCCGAAGAAGCGATCGAATCGTTACGCGAGGAAGGAATTCCCTTCCTCGAAGGAGATGCCGAAAATGAGAAAATCCTGAATGGGGCGGCACTGAAATCGGCAAAGGGCCTGATTCTTGCGACGCCCGAAGACAGTACGAATGTTTTCGTTAGCCTCACCGCGCGCGGAATCCGGGAAGACTTGTTCATTCTTTCTCGTGCAAACTCACGGATAAATGCACAAAAACTTCTTCATGCCGGGGCAAATAAAGCCATTGCCCCTGACGAGATAGGCGCCAGGCGCATGGCGCAGGTTATTCTGCGGCCACATGTCGATCGGTTCATGGACGAGGTGTTTCATGCCGAATCGCTCGACCGGGCAATGGACGAGGTAACGATACGGGAAGGCGCCGAAATCATCGGTCAATCCCTGGCGCAAAGTAAGTTCAGGCAGCAGTTCGACCTGATCGTTATTGCGGTCATAGACGGAGCGACTCGGGAAATGTGCTTCAATCCGAATGCCCGGGATGCCATCAAGGCGCAGGATATCCTTATCGTACTCGGACACCCGGAGATCATTCAGCGCCTGCGCGAACAGCACGGCATTCCCGTCATACCGCATGGATAA
- a CDS encoding L,D-transpeptidase, which yields MISVPKQLLGVLLLMTGSHAVSAQSYINQQDIEDVLEKYRVETVDELPGVEYDYFVLGDGRGSTVLARNSFYKIMGEGDARQGHARSKLVELLNRRLMGTVQIGDTLVVPRQFETDFRAYAPFPLQYPAAREFDKLFIIHKTIQAWAAYEHGDLMRWGIVNTGTPSNPTPQGRFNFNWKTEYRISTLSPPGERWEMYWVFNFHNPRGIHIHQYPMPTGGPTSHGCVRLVEVDAKWIYEWANPWQVDNGRVDAGSVGSRIIQQGTTVLVIGEDPENAPVPFIAGETPVLRRIELPDHPYDVPPGTDQQKRFDRLRSEKIGPTPSLIDKTEESSEAG from the coding sequence ATGATCTCTGTCCCTAAACAGCTTCTCGGTGTACTCCTGCTCATGACAGGGAGCCATGCTGTTTCGGCGCAATCCTACATCAATCAGCAGGACATCGAAGATGTGCTGGAGAAGTACCGTGTCGAGACGGTGGATGAACTTCCGGGGGTGGAGTACGACTATTTTGTACTGGGCGACGGCAGAGGAAGCACGGTTCTTGCCCGCAACAGTTTTTACAAGATCATGGGCGAGGGGGATGCAAGGCAGGGCCATGCCCGCTCCAAACTGGTTGAACTCCTGAATCGCCGGTTGATGGGTACCGTACAGATTGGAGACACGCTGGTCGTTCCCCGGCAATTCGAGACGGATTTTCGGGCCTATGCGCCGTTTCCGTTGCAATATCCGGCGGCAAGGGAATTCGACAAACTGTTCATCATTCACAAAACCATACAGGCCTGGGCCGCCTATGAACATGGGGACCTGATGCGTTGGGGAATCGTCAATACGGGAACACCGTCGAATCCAACCCCGCAAGGTCGTTTCAACTTCAACTGGAAAACCGAATACCGTATATCCACGCTGAGTCCGCCCGGCGAACGCTGGGAAATGTACTGGGTATTTAATTTTCATAACCCCCGGGGAATACACATCCATCAATATCCCATGCCGACAGGCGGCCCCACCAGCCACGGGTGCGTTCGTCTGGTGGAAGTCGATGCGAAATGGATCTACGAGTGGGCCAATCCCTGGCAGGTGGACAACGGCCGGGTGGACGCAGGATCTGTAGGCAGCCGCATCATTCAGCAGGGAACCACGGTGCTTGTCATCGGAGAAGACCCTGAAAACGCTCCCGTTCCGTTCATCGCCGGAGAAACACCGGTGCTGAGACGAATAGAGTTACCGGACCATCCGTACGATGTGCCGCCGGGTACAGATCAGCAAAAACGCTTCGACAGGCTGCGCTCCGAAAAAATCGGCCCGACCCCATCGCTAATCGATAAAACTGAAGAGTCTTCCGAAGCGGGGTAG
- the lepB gene encoding signal peptidase I: MASSTGGSKRAAGGPKRKSAIREWTDAFVFILVVMLIVRTLLFDLFRIPTPSMEKSLLVGDYLFVSKIHYGTRTPMTLGIPFTPVYIRDFRLPHTRFPGFTRVKRGDAIVFNFPPDDHPIDRKTHYIKRVVGMPGETLEVIDKVVHTDGSVLPLQKNMQQYWDVHKNDPRMHLSGAALRELGVSEFQAMSDMNVVRIQATSEAAETIAGWSWIDRVEPAIVPERAGYYNMVMYPPGRGYTPDNFGPVTIPAEGVPITLTDENWAIYAPAISRYEGLSVRQTNDGAFEVDGKPVTSYTFRQDYYFVMGDNRDNSEDSRFWGFVPMDHVVGKAVLIYFSWDGDAMLPRFGRLFSFID; the protein is encoded by the coding sequence ATGGCTTCCTCGACGGGTGGCAGCAAACGTGCAGCCGGAGGACCCAAGCGTAAAAGCGCTATCAGGGAATGGACGGATGCATTCGTGTTCATTCTTGTGGTTATGCTGATCGTGAGAACGCTTCTTTTCGATCTTTTCAGGATTCCCACCCCCTCCATGGAGAAGAGTCTGCTCGTCGGGGATTATCTCTTCGTCTCGAAAATACACTACGGTACGCGGACGCCCATGACGCTCGGCATTCCCTTTACCCCGGTCTACATAAGGGATTTCCGCTTGCCTCACACCCGGTTTCCCGGCTTTACCAGAGTAAAACGGGGAGACGCCATCGTGTTCAATTTTCCCCCTGATGACCACCCGATAGACCGCAAAACACACTATATCAAGCGGGTAGTGGGAATGCCCGGAGAAACCCTGGAAGTAATTGATAAGGTCGTCCATACAGATGGCAGTGTCCTACCTCTGCAGAAGAATATGCAGCAATATTGGGATGTGCATAAAAACGACCCGCGCATGCACCTTTCCGGGGCGGCGCTTCGGGAATTGGGGGTATCCGAGTTTCAGGCGATGTCGGACATGAATGTGGTCCGGATACAGGCTACCAGCGAGGCAGCGGAAACCATAGCAGGATGGTCATGGATTGACCGTGTCGAGCCGGCTATCGTGCCGGAACGCGCCGGATACTACAATATGGTGATGTATCCTCCGGGGCGAGGGTATACGCCTGATAATTTTGGACCGGTAACCATCCCTGCAGAGGGTGTCCCCATTACGCTGACGGATGAGAACTGGGCTATCTATGCGCCTGCTATTTCCCGGTACGAGGGACTTTCAGTACGACAGACAAACGATGGCGCCTTCGAAGTGGATGGGAAGCCGGTCACTTCCTATACCTTCCGGCAGGATTATTACTTCGTGATGGGGGATAACAGGGACAATTCGGAAGACAGCCGCTTCTGGGGGTTCGTACCCATGGATCACGTCGTGGGTAAGGCAGTGCTGATCTATTTCTCCTGGGATGGGGATGCGATGCTACCCCGCTTCGGAAGACTCTTCAGTTTTATCGATTAG
- the lepA gene encoding elongation factor 4, which translates to MSDERQSRIRNFCIIAHIDHGKSTLADRLLEQTGTLSERELQAQVLDSMDLERERGITIKSHAIRMSYKAANGQEYVLNLIDTPGHVDFTYEVSRALKACEGAILVVDAVQGIEAQTLSNLHLALGNDLEVIPVINKVDLPNARADVVARSIENLLGDTAEDIIQISAKTGRGVDRLLEEIIERIPAPEGDPDAPLQALIFDSIFNPYRGSIVYTRIFDGSLKKGERMRFMSNAREYDAEEIGILRLSMQPVDELCAGEVGYVIGSVKDVGHTRVGDTITLKSRPAEAPISGFREVKPMVFSGVYPTNPDDFADLRSSLEKLQLNDAALTYEPETSVALGFGFRIGFLGLLHMEIVQERLDREFGLDIIATVPNVKYEVLVRNTDVHIVDNPSSMPARSDIESVREPIVKAEIITPAEYIGNLMQLCQERRGVYVNQSYLGEERVNLQYELPLAEIVFDFYDKLKSCSRGYASFDYEFLEYRESALVKLDVLINGDPVDALSTIVHRDKAYDMGRKLTQKLKELIPRQMFEVALQAAIGNKVIARETVRPLRKDVTAKCYGGDISRKRKLLEKQKEGKKRMKQVGRIEVPQEAFLAVLSMES; encoded by the coding sequence ATGTCCGACGAAAGACAAAGCCGGATACGTAATTTCTGTATCATTGCGCATATCGATCACGGCAAGAGTACCCTTGCCGACCGGTTGCTTGAACAGACAGGTACCCTTAGCGAGCGCGAGTTACAGGCGCAGGTGCTCGATAGCATGGATCTTGAGCGGGAGCGGGGGATCACGATCAAAAGCCATGCAATTCGCATGAGCTATAAAGCGGCAAACGGTCAGGAATATGTTTTGAATCTTATCGATACGCCGGGGCATGTGGATTTTACCTATGAAGTTTCGCGGGCCCTGAAAGCCTGTGAAGGAGCTATTCTGGTCGTGGATGCCGTGCAGGGCATTGAAGCACAGACGCTTTCCAATCTGCACCTTGCCCTCGGAAACGATCTGGAAGTCATCCCCGTCATCAATAAGGTAGACCTGCCGAATGCCCGCGCCGATGTGGTGGCTCGGTCTATCGAGAACCTGCTGGGCGACACAGCAGAGGATATCATCCAGATCAGCGCCAAAACAGGCCGGGGAGTGGACCGTTTGCTGGAAGAAATCATCGAGCGAATCCCGGCGCCGGAAGGAGATCCTGACGCCCCGCTTCAGGCACTCATCTTTGACTCGATATTCAATCCGTACCGCGGGTCCATTGTATATACGCGGATTTTCGATGGCTCATTGAAAAAGGGCGAGCGGATGCGCTTTATGTCGAACGCCCGGGAATACGATGCCGAGGAGATCGGTATTCTTCGTCTCTCCATGCAACCGGTGGATGAACTGTGTGCAGGGGAGGTGGGCTATGTGATTGGCTCGGTGAAGGACGTAGGACACACGCGTGTAGGAGATACCATTACGCTGAAATCCCGACCGGCTGAGGCGCCCATATCGGGCTTCCGGGAAGTAAAGCCCATGGTATTCAGCGGGGTATATCCGACGAACCCCGATGATTTTGCCGACCTGCGTTCCTCGCTTGAGAAACTGCAACTCAACGATGCCGCGCTAACCTACGAACCGGAAACATCTGTCGCGTTGGGGTTTGGTTTCCGCATCGGATTCCTGGGCCTGCTCCATATGGAGATTGTTCAGGAGCGCCTCGACCGCGAATTCGGGTTGGATATTATCGCGACGGTGCCGAACGTCAAGTACGAAGTGCTTGTTCGCAACACAGATGTGCATATTGTCGACAATCCCAGCAGTATGCCTGCCCGCAGCGACATCGAGAGCGTTCGGGAGCCTATCGTCAAAGCTGAAATCATTACACCGGCGGAATACATCGGTAACCTGATGCAATTGTGTCAGGAGCGGCGCGGCGTCTACGTCAACCAGTCGTATCTCGGCGAAGAACGAGTGAACCTCCAGTACGAACTTCCTCTTGCGGAAATCGTCTTCGATTTCTACGACAAGTTGAAAAGTTGCAGCCGGGGCTATGCATCGTTCGACTACGAGTTTCTGGAATACCGGGAAAGTGCGCTGGTCAAGTTGGATGTGTTGATCAATGGAGATCCCGTGGACGCGCTTTCGACCATTGTTCATAGAGATAAGGCCTATGACATGGGGCGAAAGCTTACGCAGAAACTGAAGGAGCTCATCCCGCGGCAAATGTTCGAGGTAGCCCTCCAGGCAGCCATTGGTAACAAGGTCATTGCCCGCGAAACAGTGAGACCCCTTCGTAAAGATGTTACGGCCAAATGTTACGGGGGTGACATTTCCCGAAAACGGAAGTTGCTCGAGAAGCAGAAAGAAGGAAAAAAGCGCATGAAACAGGTGGGCAGAATCGAGGTGCCTCAGGAAGCTTTTCTGGCTGTGCTCTCCATGGAGAGTTAG
- the lspA gene encoding signal peptidase II: MRVLWISGLVILLDQSTKLLVLRTMYRGQQIPVLGDWLKLTFTENPGMAFGITPGPTSVVTVFSMLATALIVFYLYRVRHDYYPYRASLALILGGAVGNIIDRVFYGDTLLFGKVVDFIHVNIWSGFLPESIPVVGGMYISLFPIWNVADMAIVCGVAGIIILHKKCVRYAHEREGSDMEKDKEEKTTETPEAVFERGVSIKE, translated from the coding sequence ATACGCGTCCTCTGGATTTCTGGTCTTGTCATCCTTCTTGACCAGTCCACCAAACTGCTCGTGCTGCGCACAATGTATCGCGGCCAGCAGATTCCTGTCCTTGGCGACTGGTTAAAACTCACGTTCACGGAGAATCCTGGCATGGCGTTCGGTATTACGCCAGGGCCAACATCTGTCGTGACCGTGTTTTCCATGCTGGCGACGGCCCTGATCGTATTTTATCTCTACCGCGTCCGGCACGATTACTATCCGTATCGGGCAAGTCTGGCGCTTATTCTGGGTGGCGCCGTCGGCAATATCATTGATCGTGTCTTTTACGGGGATACCCTGCTGTTCGGGAAAGTAGTCGATTTTATTCATGTGAACATATGGAGCGGATTCCTTCCCGAATCCATACCCGTTGTCGGCGGCATGTATATTTCGCTGTTTCCGATATGGAATGTGGCTGACATGGCCATCGTATGCGGTGTGGCGGGCATTATCATCCTGCACAAGAAATGCGTCCGGTACGCACACGAACGGGAGGGAAGTGATATGGAGAAAGACAAGGAAGAAAAAACGACCGAGACCCCGGAAGCGGTTTTCGAGCGCGGCGTTTCCATCAAGGAGTAG
- a CDS encoding isoleucine--tRNA ligase, whose protein sequence is MPRFEEVKRFDHAALEREMLAWWEQRRVFEKSVGERANRKAFTFYEGPPTANGRPGIHHVMARTIKDVFCRYKTMKGFYVERKAGWDTHGLPVEIEVEKALGLAGREDIERYGIGKYNEKCRESVLRYKEVWDDLTKKMGYWVDLDNPYVTFENRYIETEWWLLKKIYEKGLLYKGHKIQWYSPGSGTVLSSHEVSLGYEEVQDPSLYVRFPVRDQEDTVFLAWTTTPWTLISNTALAVGPDIEYVKVRLDTPSRDGECLILAEERLDVLDADYKIIQRFQGRDMVGMTYTPVFPYFLDEGGKQGAWRVVEADFVSTEDGTGIVHLAPAFGADDHAVAQKEGLPLFNPVDAGGRFTDKVPLVSGQWFKDADKPIVRDLRDRGLLYKQETHLHNYPHDWRKGTPLMNYPVESWFVRTTAIKDRMIALNDTIHWQPSAMGTGRFGEWLKNNVDWALSRRRYWGTPLPIWQSDKKGSDYIEVIGSMAELREKCEDQLPEHDKDIDLHRPFVDTLTWPAPDGGTMRRVPEVIDVWFDSGSMPFAQWYYPFDNKEKFERHFPADFIAEGIDQTRGWFYTMHVLAAAVMDSVAYENVVVNGLVLDENGEKMSKSRGNAVDPFETIACYGADTVRWYMMSNSPPWENIKFSERGLGDTLRKFFGTLENVYSFFATYANIDGFSYDKARIPVHERSELDRWIVSLLHSTVRKVDEAYHTYDPTRAARGIERFVEELSNWYIRRSRRRFWKEADTTSDKEAAYQTVYECLVAIAGMMAPIAPFFSDWLHRALEAGTGKEGCESVHLASFPEPAGNEIDTDLERRMALARTISSIALSMRNRSEINVRQPLSRILVVTGEHVSESDIEQVRTIILDEINVRAIEYISGSSGIVKRSARPDFKRLGPRLGKWMKAVNQAVRALDDAQIGRYVQEGTITIHVEDQCIELGPGDIEVTSEEVAGWLVGQENDIMVALDTTRTEELVAEGQAREIVNRMQNLRKGNDFEVTDRILVEYRTTERLSGVILRHGAWIRNEILALEFNAAHTPEGDVLDTFRIGEEMLHVGVRRIENS, encoded by the coding sequence ATGCCCAGGTTTGAAGAAGTAAAGCGATTCGATCACGCTGCGCTGGAGCGCGAGATGTTGGCCTGGTGGGAACAGCGCCGCGTTTTCGAGAAAAGCGTAGGCGAACGGGCAAACCGCAAGGCCTTCACGTTCTACGAAGGCCCGCCCACCGCAAACGGGCGTCCCGGCATTCATCATGTGATGGCGCGAACCATCAAGGATGTGTTCTGCCGGTACAAAACGATGAAGGGCTTCTATGTGGAACGCAAGGCCGGCTGGGATACGCATGGGCTTCCGGTCGAGATTGAAGTGGAAAAGGCGCTTGGTTTGGCGGGGCGCGAAGACATTGAGCGATACGGAATCGGCAAATACAACGAAAAATGCCGCGAAAGCGTCCTGCGATACAAGGAGGTATGGGATGACCTGACGAAAAAGATGGGCTATTGGGTCGATCTGGATAATCCCTACGTCACCTTCGAAAACAGGTATATCGAAACGGAATGGTGGCTTCTCAAGAAAATCTATGAGAAAGGGCTGCTGTACAAGGGGCACAAAATTCAGTGGTACAGTCCCGGTTCAGGGACGGTGCTTTCATCCCACGAAGTCAGCCTCGGTTATGAGGAGGTGCAAGATCCTTCCCTCTATGTACGGTTCCCCGTGCGAGACCAGGAGGACACAGTCTTTCTGGCATGGACGACTACGCCATGGACGCTCATTTCCAATACGGCGCTTGCGGTCGGCCCCGACATCGAATATGTGAAGGTGCGTCTGGATACTCCCTCGCGAGACGGAGAATGTCTGATTCTTGCCGAAGAGCGTCTGGATGTGCTTGATGCCGACTATAAAATCATCCAGAGATTTCAGGGCAGGGATATGGTGGGCATGACCTACACCCCTGTCTTCCCGTATTTTCTCGACGAGGGCGGCAAACAAGGAGCCTGGCGCGTGGTGGAAGCCGACTTCGTATCCACGGAAGACGGGACAGGCATCGTGCACCTTGCCCCGGCTTTCGGCGCAGATGACCATGCTGTAGCGCAAAAGGAGGGGTTGCCCTTGTTCAATCCGGTGGATGCCGGGGGGCGCTTTACGGATAAGGTTCCTCTTGTCAGCGGGCAATGGTTCAAGGATGCGGACAAACCGATTGTCCGGGACTTGCGGGATCGCGGGCTGCTGTACAAGCAGGAAACGCATCTCCATAATTACCCGCATGACTGGCGAAAGGGTACGCCGCTCATGAATTACCCGGTAGAAAGCTGGTTCGTTCGGACTACGGCGATTAAAGACCGGATGATTGCACTCAACGATACGATCCACTGGCAGCCGTCGGCCATGGGTACGGGCCGTTTTGGCGAATGGCTGAAAAACAATGTGGACTGGGCGCTGAGTCGCCGCAGATACTGGGGGACTCCGCTTCCGATCTGGCAGTCGGACAAAAAGGGGTCCGATTATATAGAGGTGATCGGGTCCATGGCGGAACTGCGGGAGAAGTGCGAAGACCAGCTTCCGGAGCACGACAAGGATATCGATTTGCACCGGCCTTTCGTGGATACCCTGACCTGGCCTGCACCGGATGGCGGAACGATGCGCCGCGTCCCCGAAGTAATCGACGTATGGTTCGATTCAGGCTCGATGCCGTTTGCACAGTGGTATTATCCATTCGATAACAAGGAAAAATTCGAGCGGCATTTTCCGGCCGATTTTATTGCAGAGGGCATTGACCAGACCAGGGGATGGTTCTACACAATGCATGTGCTGGCAGCGGCTGTAATGGACTCGGTGGCCTACGAAAATGTCGTTGTCAACGGACTTGTTCTCGATGAGAACGGGGAAAAGATGTCCAAATCCCGGGGCAATGCGGTGGATCCGTTCGAAACGATCGCATGCTACGGAGCGGATACCGTGCGCTGGTACATGATGAGCAACTCGCCGCCGTGGGAAAACATCAAGTTTTCCGAACGCGGTCTTGGCGACACGCTCCGGAAATTTTTCGGTACGCTCGAAAATGTCTATTCCTTTTTTGCCACCTATGCCAATATAGACGGCTTTTCGTACGACAAGGCCCGGATTCCCGTGCATGAACGCTCCGAACTGGATCGCTGGATTGTGAGCTTGTTACACAGTACGGTTCGCAAGGTGGATGAGGCATATCATACGTATGATCCGACACGGGCCGCACGCGGGATAGAGCGGTTCGTGGAAGAGCTTTCCAACTGGTACATCCGCAGATCGCGCCGGCGGTTCTGGAAAGAAGCAGATACCACCAGCGACAAGGAAGCAGCTTACCAGACTGTGTATGAATGCCTGGTGGCTATTGCCGGCATGATGGCCCCGATTGCCCCGTTTTTCAGTGACTGGTTACATCGTGCTCTCGAGGCCGGCACAGGCAAGGAAGGGTGCGAATCCGTACATCTGGCATCCTTCCCCGAACCGGCCGGGAACGAAATCGACACGGATCTCGAACGGCGCATGGCGCTGGCCCGGACCATTTCGTCCATTGCTCTTTCAATGCGAAACCGCAGCGAAATCAATGTACGGCAACCGCTTTCCCGCATTCTGGTCGTTACCGGGGAGCATGTCTCCGAAAGCGATATAGAGCAGGTTCGTACCATTATCCTCGATGAGATTAATGTCCGGGCTATCGAGTATATCTCCGGCTCAAGCGGGATTGTAAAGCGTTCGGCCCGTCCGGATTTCAAGCGTTTGGGGCCCCGTCTCGGAAAATGGATGAAGGCCGTCAACCAGGCGGTCCGAGCGCTCGATGACGCACAGATCGGCAGGTATGTACAAGAAGGAACGATCACCATACACGTGGAGGATCAGTGTATTGAACTGGGCCCCGGAGACATTGAGGTAACGAGTGAAGAGGTGGCCGGATGGCTTGTAGGGCAGGAGAACGATATAATGGTGGCATTGGACACCACACGTACGGAAGAACTGGTCGCTGAGGGGCAGGCTCGGGAAATCGTCAACCGCATGCAAAATCTGCGAAAAGGAAATGATTTTGAGGTAACGGACCGTATTCTGGTCGAGTACCGGACCACGGAGCGCTTATCCGGCGTTATTCTCCGGCACGGCGCCTGGATACGGAACGAGATCCTGGCGCTTGAGTTTAATGCAGCCCACACGCCGGAGGGGGATGTTTTGGATACCTTCCGGATCGGAGAAGAGATGCTTCATGTGGGTGTCCGCCGTATTGAAAATTCATAA
- a CDS encoding purine-nucleoside phosphorylase, whose translation MFDAVAYCRNVETAAEAIRARTGLSPRIGLILGTGLGELAEKIDAEAIIPYEEIPGFPLSTVESHSGRLLIGTLAGVPVYALQGRFHLYEGYDAQTVVFPVRVFGVLGVDTLLISNAAGGMNPVYRKGELMLLSDHINFQNANPLIGPNLDDWGERFPDMSAPYDEALQQLAEEKALEAGIKLHRGVYVSVTGPNLETRAEYRMLRAWGADVVGMSTVPEVIAARHMNMRVLAISVVTDECFPDALEAVSLEEIIAAAGKAEPLLTRLVSEIVSAIGA comes from the coding sequence ATGTTTGATGCCGTTGCATATTGCCGGAATGTGGAAACCGCTGCCGAAGCCATTCGTGCGCGGACCGGTCTGTCCCCCCGCATCGGGTTGATCCTGGGAACAGGCCTCGGCGAACTTGCGGAAAAGATCGACGCCGAGGCGATCATCCCTTACGAAGAAATTCCGGGGTTTCCCCTGTCCACGGTGGAATCTCATTCGGGCCGTCTGCTGATAGGTACGCTGGCCGGCGTTCCGGTGTATGCATTGCAGGGACGTTTTCATCTGTACGAAGGATATGATGCCCAAACCGTCGTGTTTCCCGTTCGGGTATTCGGTGTCCTTGGCGTGGATACGCTGCTTATCTCCAATGCGGCCGGCGGTATGAACCCCGTGTACAGAAAGGGGGAATTGATGTTGTTATCGGACCATATCAATTTTCAGAACGCCAACCCCCTGATCGGCCCGAACCTCGACGATTGGGGAGAACGGTTTCCGGATATGAGCGCGCCCTATGACGAGGCGCTGCAGCAACTGGCGGAAGAAAAGGCTCTCGAGGCAGGAATCAAACTGCACCGGGGTGTATATGTGTCGGTTACGGGACCCAACCTCGAAACGAGGGCAGAATACCGGATGCTTCGCGCATGGGGTGCGGATGTCGTAGGAATGAGTACCGTTCCCGAGGTGATTGCGGCTCGCCATATGAATATGCGCGTACTTGCCATCTCGGTTGTAACCGACGAATGTTTTCCCGATGCGCTCGAGGCTGTTTCGCTCGAAGAAATTATCGCCGCCGCAGGAAAGGCGGAACCCCTCTTGACCCGACTCGTGTCGGAAATCGTATCGGCAATCGGCGCATGA
- a CDS encoding DivIVA domain-containing protein — MKLTPLDIRKQEFSRKFRGYDPEEVGAFLQMVATQWEEIRDECQGLDSKLGELRAKLDHYEKVEEALEEALRITRESSEKTIRNAEEKARALIEKAEFEARQTEEHAQQTVNEIRRQASRLNDYRLELMARLRALLTSETELLARYEEHASVVLNKLYAVSEGEAKMQSPAGKTAKGKSAARTKKETAQTTDARTKATSDKPSGAQKIEETPETEDAKEGEAGGDKDSSSDIQHIRRILSDLD, encoded by the coding sequence ATGAAATTAACCCCGCTCGACATACGGAAACAGGAATTTTCCCGCAAGTTCCGGGGCTATGATCCGGAAGAGGTGGGTGCGTTTTTGCAGATGGTAGCTACCCAATGGGAGGAAATCAGGGACGAGTGCCAGGGACTTGACAGCAAACTGGGGGAACTGCGGGCAAAACTCGATCACTACGAAAAGGTGGAGGAGGCGCTTGAAGAAGCATTGCGCATCACGCGGGAATCATCCGAAAAAACGATTCGAAATGCAGAGGAAAAAGCCCGGGCGCTCATAGAGAAAGCGGAATTCGAAGCGCGGCAGACGGAAGAGCATGCACAGCAGACGGTCAATGAGATTCGCCGGCAAGCATCCCGGTTGAACGATTACCGCCTGGAGCTTATGGCAAGGCTGCGTGCCCTGCTTACGTCCGAGACCGAACTGCTGGCACGCTACGAAGAGCATGCTTCGGTAGTTCTGAACAAGCTCTATGCGGTAAGCGAAGGCGAAGCAAAGATGCAGTCGCCCGCGGGCAAAACGGCCAAGGGGAAATCCGCTGCCCGTACGAAAAAGGAAACCGCTCAAACAACGGATGCACGCACCAAAGCAACGTCGGATAAGCCGTCCGGCGCACAGAAGATCGAAGAAACTCCGGAAACAGAAGATGCGAAAGAAGGAGAAGCCGGTGGCGACAAGGATTCATCCTCAGATATCCAGCACATCCGTCGCATTTTGAGCGATCTCGATTAG